In Gammaproteobacteria bacterium, a single window of DNA contains:
- the rsxC gene encoding electron transport complex subunit RsxC: MTGTPRTLHRFHGGLRLPGNKAQSLLSPVRVMPVPPRLVLPLAQHIGTPAEPLVTVGERVLKGQMIARANGYVSVPIHAPSSGTVVEIGDRAVPHPSGLHAACIVIDTDGRDETAPDILSDDPTQLDPSELRNRIRNAGIVGLGGAGFPSFIKLNPGPERPIHTLLINAAECEPYITCDDMLMRTRAADVVSGARILQYALQAETCLIAIEDDKPEAAAAMRTAIDASSEAASMAVVQIPTVYPSGGEKQLIRIVTGREVPSQGLPADIGVICHNPGTAAAVHRALIEGEPLITRLVTVTGEGVASPGNLEVRIGTPIADVIAAAGGYTEHAHRLLMGGPMMGFALGTDAVPVVKTTNCLLVASRTELPLPQEQLPCIRCGACVDACPVLLLPQQLYWHAHAKDFDRIQDFNLFDCIECGCCSYVCPSHIPLVQYFRFAKTEIWNQERERAKADIARQRHEFRLFRQEREKEERAARLKQKQKALQTPGKSGDDPKKVAIQAALERVKAKKAGSGTTAADAASTPPADGEER; the protein is encoded by the coding sequence ATGACGGGCACGCCGCGCACACTCCACCGCTTCCATGGCGGCCTGCGCCTGCCGGGCAACAAGGCGCAATCACTGCTGTCACCGGTACGCGTGATGCCGGTACCGCCACGGCTGGTGCTGCCGCTGGCACAGCACATCGGCACACCCGCCGAACCGCTGGTCACCGTGGGCGAGCGGGTCCTCAAAGGCCAGATGATCGCCCGTGCCAACGGCTATGTGAGCGTACCCATCCACGCCCCCAGTTCCGGGACCGTCGTGGAGATCGGCGATCGGGCCGTACCGCATCCCTCGGGTCTGCACGCAGCCTGCATCGTCATCGACACCGACGGCCGCGACGAGACCGCGCCGGACATCCTCTCGGACGACCCCACACAGCTCGACCCCAGCGAGCTGCGTAACCGCATCCGCAACGCCGGCATCGTCGGTCTGGGCGGCGCCGGCTTCCCGAGCTTCATCAAGCTCAACCCCGGCCCGGAGCGTCCCATCCACACCCTCCTCATCAACGCTGCGGAGTGCGAGCCCTACATCACCTGCGACGACATGCTGATGCGCACCCGGGCGGCGGACGTGGTCAGCGGCGCGCGCATCCTGCAGTACGCGCTGCAGGCCGAGACCTGCCTCATCGCCATCGAGGACGACAAGCCGGAGGCCGCGGCGGCCATGCGCACCGCCATCGATGCCTCGTCTGAGGCGGCGTCGATGGCGGTGGTGCAGATCCCGACCGTCTACCCCAGCGGTGGCGAGAAACAGCTCATCCGGATTGTCACCGGCCGGGAGGTGCCCTCACAGGGTCTGCCGGCCGACATCGGCGTAATCTGCCACAACCCCGGCACCGCCGCGGCGGTACACCGTGCGCTCATCGAGGGCGAACCGCTGATCACGCGCCTGGTCACCGTCACCGGCGAGGGTGTCGCCAGCCCCGGCAACCTGGAGGTGCGCATCGGCACCCCCATCGCCGATGTCATCGCCGCCGCCGGCGGCTACACTGAACACGCCCATCGGCTGCTCATGGGCGGCCCGATGATGGGCTTCGCCCTGGGCACCGACGCGGTGCCGGTGGTCAAGACCACCAACTGCCTGCTGGTCGCCAGCCGCACGGAACTGCCGCTACCACAGGAGCAGCTGCCCTGCATCCGCTGCGGCGCCTGCGTCGACGCCTGCCCCGTCCTGTTGCTGCCGCAGCAGCTCTACTGGCATGCGCATGCCAAGGATTTCGACCGGATCCAGGATTTCAATCTGTTCGACTGCATCGAGTGCGGCTGTTGCAGCTATGTCTGCCCGAGCCACATCCCGCTGGTGCAGTACTTCCGCTTCGCCAAGACCGAGATCTGGAACCAGGAGCGCGAGCGCGCGAAGGCCGACATCGCCCGCCAGCGCCACGAGTTCCGGCTGTTCCGCCAGGAACGCGAGAAGGAGGAGCGCGCCGCGCGCCTGAAGCAGAAACAGAAGGCCCTGCAGACACCCGGGAAATCCGGCGACGACCCCAAGAAGGTGGCGATCCAGGCGGCGCTGGAACGCGTCAA
- the rsxB gene encoding electron transport complex subunit RsxB gives MLTAILALGILAGLFGLLLGYSAIRFRVEGDPVVDQINAILPQTQCGQCGFAGCRPYAEAIAAGEADINQCPPGGEAGIRALADLLGRDFKPLNAEHGQHAEKTVAVIDEQLCIGCTLCIQACPVDAILGAAKHMHTVIEKECTGCELCVEPCPVDCIHMVPVQQDISTWKWPSPDDCSDTAVVPDPVDKTAQP, from the coding sequence GTGCTCACCGCCATCCTCGCACTCGGGATCCTCGCCGGACTGTTCGGTCTGCTGCTCGGCTACAGTGCCATCCGCTTCCGCGTCGAGGGCGACCCGGTGGTCGACCAGATCAATGCCATCCTGCCGCAGACACAATGTGGCCAGTGCGGCTTCGCCGGCTGCCGCCCCTACGCCGAAGCCATCGCGGCCGGCGAGGCCGACATCAACCAGTGCCCGCCCGGTGGCGAGGCCGGCATCCGCGCGCTCGCCGACCTGCTCGGCCGCGACTTCAAGCCGCTCAACGCCGAGCACGGCCAGCACGCGGAGAAGACGGTCGCGGTCATCGACGAGCAGCTCTGCATCGGCTGCACGCTGTGCATCCAGGCCTGCCCGGTGGACGCCATCCTGGGCGCGGCCAAGCACATGCACACCGTGATCGAGAAGGAATGCACCGGCTGCGAGCTGTGCGTCGAGCCCTGCCCCGTGGACTGCATCCACATGGTGCCGGTGCAACAGGACATCTCCACCTGGAAATGGCCGTCGCCCGACGACTGCAGCGACACCGCGGTGGTGCCGGACCCCGTGGACAAGACGGCGCAACCATGA
- the rsxA gene encoding electron transport complex subunit RsxA gives MQALALILVSTVLVNNFVLVKFLGLCPFMGVSRKLETATGMGLATTFVLTLSSVCSYLINAYILEPLGIEYLRTLAFILTIAVVVQFTEMVVHKTSPLLYQVLGIFLPLITTNCAVLGVALLNTQQQHGFLESAVYGFGAAVGFSLVLALFAAMRERIAVADVPAVFRGGSIALITAGLMSLGFMGFAGLIKG, from the coding sequence ATGCAAGCACTGGCACTGATTTTGGTCAGCACCGTCCTGGTGAACAACTTCGTCCTGGTGAAGTTTCTGGGGCTGTGTCCGTTCATGGGCGTGTCGCGCAAGCTGGAGACGGCCACCGGGATGGGGCTGGCGACGACCTTCGTACTGACGCTGTCGTCGGTCTGCAGCTATCTCATCAATGCCTATATCCTGGAACCGCTCGGCATCGAATACCTGCGCACCCTCGCGTTCATTCTTACCATTGCCGTGGTGGTACAGTTCACCGAGATGGTGGTGCACAAGACCAGCCCGCTGCTGTACCAGGTACTGGGCATCTTTCTGCCGCTGATCACCACCAACTGCGCCGTGCTCGGTGTGGCACTGCTGAATACTCAGCAGCAGCACGGTTTCCTGGAATCAGCCGTGTACGGCTTCGGCGCCGCCGTGGGCTTCTCGCTGGTACTGGCGCTGTTCGCCGCCATGCGTGAACGGATCGCGGTGGCCGATGTACCGGCAGTCTTCCGTGGTGGATCCATTGCACTGATCACCGCCGGCCTGATGTCGCTCGGCTTCATGGGCTTCGCCGGGCTGATCAAGGGGTAG